One genomic segment of Streptomyces liangshanensis includes these proteins:
- a CDS encoding SpoIIE family protein phosphatase produces MTGSEDAGPDVPVAAGTAVFTADQEIGRDLARVDWGAVTLGDPAGWPQSLRTAVSILLSSRFSMWMAWGEELTFFCNAAYRRDTLGRKYPWALGRPASEVWEEIWDDIGPRIRTVLTTGEATWDEALLLFLERSGYTEESYHTFSYSPLRDDAGQVVGMLCVVIEETERVIGERRMATLRDLGSDPSVVRTEQEMLDFAGRQLEGNQHDLPFTLTYLFDDDGSARLTAATGIAPGHPAAAERLLAADQGIWPTSAVAGGRSVVVPLDGDAFPDLPTGAWQEPPVQAVVVPLLQQGGTPYGFMVAGLNRYRAWDDDYRGFVDLVAGHVATGVASARSYQAQQRRAEELAELDRAKTTFFSNISHEFRTPLTLITGPVQELRTRLAGADPEVREELELIHRNGLRLSKLVNTLLDFSRLEAGRMQARYEPVDLAAVTGELASVFRSAVGRAGLDFQVDCGRLPEPVHIDRSMWEKVILNLLSNALKFTFDGSIRVAVRAVDGGAEVVVADTGIGVAAGEMARLFERFHRIENARSRSNEGSGIGLALVKELVGLHGGTITAASTEGEGTRFTIRLPFGSGHLPSDALLRDGGTDAVPAAADPFVQEALRWLPGEAGGPGGPGGQALPVLADPREPGSGAQDPATVLVADDNADMREYLTRLLRGAGYTVRTAHDGRHALETIRAETPDLVVSDVMMPRLDGLALVEALRGDARTASVPVLLLSARAGQEASIEGLQAGADDYLVKPFAAAELLARVRAAIRLARLRGHHARWRAALIESLQEAFFVCDEDGAVIEINAAFTDILGYGPEGLPYAPLQPWWPNADSDPEAHEKVQNAFDRLVGNEKGSYTVPLIHREGHRIWVSATFNQVQDPDTGRTVIVGTFRDVTAEHYAIQRESALAALGTCLSRATSLSEALGGALDELKNRWRAQEVMAAVFDHGDEPTLTATAPGLAWRDLPPGSRQALAGVRRHPLLAPVTEPSGAGVLLEHPDGQLVLWIDLGEQRPFTGEDQLLLSLLAGHLAQGLARAHQIDQQRETAIALQRAILGPSHLPDGFAVRYEPATRPLEVGGDWYDTVPLPDGRIGIVVGDCVGRGLQAATVMGQLRSACRALLLQDARPAQTLMALDRFAAGVPGAICTTVFCGVLDPGTGLLTYSSAGHPPGILVHPDGTTRLLEEGRSLPLAVRPGTPRPEGTCTIRARSTLLLYTDGLVERRRRPLTAGIDQAGKALRDGRNTAIDDLATDVMASLAPADGYDDDVALLLYRHPAPLELSFPAESAQLAPVRKTLRGWLDQCDLPPNTVQNVLVAAGEACANAIEHGHRDAPGAPVYFRAEAFVDNLRLTITDTGRWKTPQPELNAHRGRGMGLMHALMHHVTVTSGPTGTTVDMHTRIA; encoded by the coding sequence GTGACAGGTTCCGAGGACGCCGGGCCCGACGTGCCCGTGGCGGCGGGCACCGCCGTGTTCACGGCCGACCAGGAGATCGGCCGGGATCTCGCGCGCGTGGACTGGGGAGCCGTAACGCTCGGGGATCCGGCCGGCTGGCCGCAGAGTCTCCGGACCGCGGTGAGCATCCTGCTGTCGTCGCGTTTCTCCATGTGGATGGCGTGGGGCGAGGAGCTGACGTTCTTCTGCAACGCCGCCTACCGCCGCGACACCCTGGGCCGCAAGTACCCCTGGGCGCTGGGGCGTCCGGCCAGTGAGGTGTGGGAGGAGATCTGGGACGACATCGGCCCCCGTATCCGCACCGTCCTGACCACGGGCGAGGCGACCTGGGACGAGGCGCTGCTGCTGTTCCTCGAACGCTCCGGCTACACGGAGGAGAGCTACCACACGTTCTCGTACAGCCCCCTGCGTGACGACGCGGGGCAGGTCGTGGGCATGCTGTGCGTGGTCATCGAGGAGACCGAACGGGTCATCGGCGAGCGCCGCATGGCGACGCTGCGCGATCTGGGCTCCGACCCGAGCGTGGTGCGCACCGAGCAGGAGATGCTCGACTTCGCGGGGCGGCAGTTGGAGGGGAACCAGCACGATCTGCCGTTCACGCTGACGTACCTCTTCGACGACGACGGAAGCGCCCGCCTGACCGCGGCCACCGGCATCGCCCCGGGCCACCCCGCCGCCGCCGAGCGCCTCCTCGCCGCCGACCAGGGCATATGGCCGACGAGTGCCGTCGCGGGCGGGCGGTCCGTGGTGGTGCCGCTCGACGGCGACGCGTTCCCCGACCTGCCGACCGGGGCGTGGCAGGAGCCGCCCGTCCAGGCCGTGGTGGTGCCGCTGCTCCAACAGGGCGGCACGCCGTACGGGTTCATGGTGGCGGGCCTCAACCGCTACCGGGCCTGGGACGACGACTACCGCGGCTTCGTGGACCTGGTCGCCGGCCATGTCGCCACCGGGGTCGCCAGCGCCCGCAGTTACCAGGCGCAGCAGCGCAGGGCGGAGGAACTGGCCGAGCTGGACCGCGCGAAGACGACGTTCTTCTCCAACATCAGCCACGAGTTCCGCACCCCCCTGACCCTGATCACGGGCCCGGTGCAGGAGTTGAGGACCCGGCTCGCCGGCGCGGACCCGGAGGTCCGTGAGGAGCTGGAGCTGATCCACCGCAACGGGCTGCGGCTGAGCAAGCTGGTCAACACGCTGCTGGACTTCTCCCGCCTGGAGGCGGGCCGGATGCAGGCGCGTTACGAGCCGGTCGACCTGGCCGCGGTCACCGGTGAGTTGGCCAGCGTCTTCCGTTCCGCCGTCGGCAGGGCGGGCCTGGACTTCCAGGTCGACTGCGGTCGGTTGCCCGAGCCGGTCCACATCGACCGGAGCATGTGGGAGAAGGTGATCCTGAACCTCCTCAGCAACGCGCTCAAGTTCACCTTCGACGGCTCGATCCGGGTGGCCGTGCGTGCCGTGGACGGCGGGGCCGAGGTGGTCGTCGCGGACACCGGGATCGGTGTCGCGGCCGGGGAAATGGCCCGGCTGTTCGAGCGGTTCCACCGGATCGAGAACGCCCGCTCCCGCTCGAACGAGGGCAGCGGTATCGGGCTGGCCCTGGTCAAGGAGCTGGTGGGCCTGCACGGCGGTACGATCACCGCCGCGTCCACCGAGGGCGAGGGCACGCGCTTCACCATCCGTCTGCCGTTCGGATCCGGGCATCTGCCGTCGGACGCCCTCCTGCGGGACGGCGGTACGGATGCGGTCCCGGCCGCCGCCGACCCGTTCGTACAGGAGGCCCTGAGGTGGCTTCCCGGGGAGGCCGGCGGACCGGGTGGACCGGGTGGACAGGCGCTTCCGGTCCTGGCGGACCCGCGCGAACCGGGATCGGGGGCGCAGGACCCGGCCACGGTGCTGGTGGCCGACGACAACGCGGACATGCGGGAGTACCTGACCCGCCTGCTGCGCGGCGCCGGCTACACCGTCCGTACGGCTCACGACGGGCGGCATGCCCTGGAGACGATCCGCGCCGAGACCCCCGACCTGGTGGTCAGCGATGTCATGATGCCCCGCCTGGACGGCCTGGCCCTGGTCGAGGCGCTGCGGGGCGACGCGCGGACCGCCTCCGTACCGGTGCTGCTGCTGTCGGCCCGGGCCGGGCAGGAGGCGTCCATCGAGGGCCTCCAGGCCGGCGCCGACGACTACCTGGTCAAGCCGTTCGCCGCCGCCGAACTCCTCGCCCGGGTGCGGGCGGCGATCCGGCTGGCACGGCTGCGCGGCCATCACGCCCGCTGGCGCGCCGCGTTGATCGAGTCGTTGCAGGAGGCGTTCTTCGTCTGCGACGAGGACGGCGCCGTCATCGAGATCAACGCGGCGTTCACCGACATCCTCGGTTACGGCCCCGAGGGGCTGCCCTACGCGCCCCTCCAGCCGTGGTGGCCGAACGCGGACAGCGATCCGGAGGCCCACGAGAAGGTGCAGAACGCCTTCGACCGGCTGGTCGGCAACGAGAAGGGCAGCTACACCGTCCCCCTCATCCACCGCGAGGGACACCGGATCTGGGTCAGCGCCACCTTCAACCAGGTCCAGGATCCCGACACGGGCCGCACCGTGATCGTCGGCACCTTCCGTGACGTCACGGCCGAGCACTACGCCATCCAGCGCGAGAGCGCCCTGGCCGCCCTGGGAACGTGCCTGTCCCGGGCCACCAGCCTGTCCGAGGCGCTCGGCGGCGCGCTGGACGAGCTGAAGAACCGGTGGCGCGCGCAGGAGGTCATGGCGGCGGTCTTCGACCACGGCGACGAACCCACCCTGACGGCCACCGCCCCCGGCCTCGCCTGGCGGGACCTGCCCCCGGGCAGCCGCCAGGCGCTCGCGGGGGTGCGCCGGCACCCGCTGCTCGCCCCGGTGACCGAGCCGTCGGGGGCGGGCGTCCTCCTGGAGCATCCCGACGGGCAGCTCGTCCTGTGGATCGACCTCGGGGAGCAGCGGCCCTTCACGGGCGAGGACCAGCTGCTGCTGTCGCTGCTGGCCGGTCACCTCGCGCAGGGCCTGGCGCGCGCCCACCAGATCGACCAGCAGCGTGAGACGGCCATCGCCCTCCAGCGCGCCATCCTGGGCCCCTCCCACCTGCCCGACGGTTTCGCCGTCCGGTACGAGCCCGCGACCCGGCCGCTGGAGGTCGGGGGCGACTGGTACGACACCGTCCCCCTCCCGGACGGGCGTATCGGCATCGTCGTCGGCGACTGCGTCGGCCGCGGCCTGCAAGCGGCCACCGTCATGGGGCAGTTGCGCAGCGCCTGCCGCGCCCTGCTGTTGCAGGACGCCCGTCCCGCCCAGACCCTGATGGCCCTGGACCGGTTCGCCGCCGGGGTCCCCGGCGCGATCTGCACCACGGTCTTCTGCGGGGTCCTCGATCCCGGGACCGGGCTGCTGACCTACTCCAGCGCGGGGCATCCGCCCGGCATCCTCGTTCATCCCGACGGGACCACCCGCCTTCTGGAGGAGGGCCGTTCGCTGCCCCTCGCCGTCCGCCCCGGCACGCCCCGTCCCGAGGGCACGTGCACCATCCGGGCCCGCTCGACTCTCCTGCTGTACACCGACGGGCTCGTGGAACGCCGCCGCCGTCCGCTCACCGCGGGCATCGACCAGGCGGGGAAGGCCCTGCGGGACGGCCGGAACACCGCCATCGACGACCTGGCCACCGACGTGATGGCCAGTCTCGCCCCGGCCGACGGGTACGACGACGACGTCGCCCTGCTGCTGTACCGCCACCCGGCCCCGCTGGAGTTGTCCTTCCCCGCCGAGTCCGCCCAACTCGCCCCCGTACGGAAGACGTTGCGCGGCTGGCTCGACCAGTGCGACCTGCCGCCCAACACCGTGCAGAACGTCCTGGTCGCCGCGGGCGAGGCGTGTGCCAACGCCATCGAGCACGGCCATCGTGACGCTCCTGGCGCCCCCGTGTACTTCCGCGCGGAGGCGTTCGTCGACAACCTGCGCCTGACCATCACCGACACGGGCCGCTGGAAGACCCCGCAGCCCGAGCTGAACGCCCACCGCGGTCGAGGCATGGGCCTCATGCATGCCCTGATGCACCACGTCACCGTCACCTCCGGCCCGACCGGCACCACCGTCGACATGCACACGAGGATCGCCTGA
- a CDS encoding PP2C family protein-serine/threonine phosphatase, translating into MTATQDAFRPDAGPSSPDEEERLAAVRRYRILDSAPDGAFDRIASLAARIFDAPMATVTIVDSDRVWFKAAHGLKDMSETSRAAGLCATAIRHSGPYVIHDTRADPRATVHPLVRSRPAVRFYAAAAITTADGHRLGTVNVLDTRPRHPTPNQLGALEDLAALVMDELEVRLATLRTVAAERERRTDAERLARTLQRTLLPPALPLVPGLDAAAAYHPASVDEVGGDFYDLFPLDDGRWAFFLGDVCGKGADAAALTSLTRYTLRAAAIYDPDPCTALANLDTVLKGEYQGSTPRFCTAVFGVLDALADGSFAVTLAGGGHPPALALRADGTVEAISTTGGQLIGLLPDPHFVATTTRLAPGDALLLYTDGLSEARTGSGAMLGEDGLARHLSEHPAQGADALLAMLHTLFTDLGTGVSDDTALLALSVPLPVPLGTDDRPVQENR; encoded by the coding sequence ATGACGGCGACGCAGGACGCCTTCCGACCGGACGCGGGACCGTCCTCGCCGGACGAGGAGGAGCGCCTCGCGGCCGTGCGCCGCTACCGGATCCTCGACAGCGCGCCCGACGGCGCCTTCGACAGGATCGCCTCCCTGGCCGCCCGTATCTTCGACGCGCCCATGGCCACGGTGACGATCGTGGACAGCGACCGGGTGTGGTTCAAGGCCGCCCACGGCCTCAAGGACATGAGCGAGACCAGCCGCGCCGCCGGCCTGTGCGCCACTGCCATCCGGCACAGCGGGCCCTACGTCATCCACGACACCCGGGCCGACCCCCGGGCCACCGTCCACCCTCTCGTACGGAGCCGTCCGGCCGTACGGTTCTACGCGGCCGCCGCGATCACCACCGCCGACGGCCACCGCCTCGGCACGGTCAACGTCCTCGACACCCGGCCCCGGCATCCCACGCCCAACCAACTCGGCGCGCTGGAGGACCTGGCCGCACTCGTCATGGACGAACTCGAAGTGCGCCTGGCGACGTTGCGTACCGTCGCCGCCGAGCGCGAGCGGCGGACCGACGCCGAACGGCTCGCCCGTACGCTCCAACGCACCCTCCTGCCGCCCGCCTTACCGCTGGTGCCCGGTCTGGACGCGGCCGCCGCGTACCACCCCGCCTCGGTCGACGAGGTCGGCGGCGACTTCTACGACCTGTTCCCCCTCGACGACGGCCGCTGGGCGTTCTTCCTCGGCGACGTGTGCGGGAAGGGGGCCGACGCCGCCGCCCTGACGTCGCTGACCCGCTACACCCTGCGCGCCGCGGCCATCTACGACCCCGACCCGTGCACCGCCCTGGCGAACCTCGACACCGTCCTGAAAGGGGAGTACCAGGGCAGCACCCCTCGCTTCTGCACCGCGGTGTTCGGGGTGCTCGACGCCCTGGCCGACGGGTCGTTCGCCGTCACGCTGGCCGGTGGCGGCCACCCCCCGGCGCTCGCGCTGCGCGCGGACGGCACGGTGGAGGCCATCTCCACCACGGGCGGCCAGCTGATCGGACTGCTGCCCGATCCCCACTTCGTGGCGACGACCACCCGGCTCGCGCCCGGCGACGCGCTGCTGCTGTACACCGACGGGCTCAGCGAGGCCCGTACCGGGAGCGGCGCGATGCTCGGCGAGGACGGACTCGCCCGCCACCTGTCCGAGCATCCCGCCCAGGGAGCGGACGCCCTGCTCGCGATGCTGCACACCCTCTTCACCGACCTGGGTACGGGAGTCAGCGACGACACCGCGCTGCTCGCCCTTTCCGTCCCGCTTCCCGTCCCGCTGGGTACCGACGACCGACCCGTACAGGAGAACAGGTGA
- a CDS encoding STAS domain-containing protein — MTDRTLTATRRAHPAGATVLAVTGELDHHTARELSHVVDEAPFSSGTPVIIDLTDLTYCDSTGLTVLVAAYNRAQQAGTPLVLVGLNADLTRVFRIVGLDQLFSFQPTMDEAVAALRA; from the coding sequence GTGACCGACCGTACTCTGACCGCGACCCGACGAGCCCACCCCGCGGGCGCCACGGTGCTGGCCGTCACGGGCGAACTCGACCACCACACTGCCCGGGAGCTCAGCCACGTCGTGGACGAGGCGCCCTTCAGCTCCGGCACGCCCGTGATCATCGATCTGACGGATCTCACCTACTGCGACTCCACCGGCCTCACCGTCCTCGTGGCCGCCTACAACCGCGCCCAGCAGGCCGGCACGCCGCTGGTCCTCGTCGGGCTGAACGCCGACCTCACGCGTGTCTTCCGCATCGTCGGCCTGGACCAGCTGTTCAGCTTCCAGCCCACCATGGACGAGGCGGTCGCCGCCCTGCGCGCCTAG
- a CDS encoding metallophosphoesterase yields MTETSDTRSAADEARDTPRGGLRRVMRYLPMVAPVLLWAVPCWVLLYAGQHWPLAVTLTGTALFALGLIGMPLAMARGHGRRQQDGAAIVGDTLLGSAWVLFTWSVLLGVLLRAALAVAGVGDGQERARIVTWAVLGVAAVLLVWGYAEARRVPRVRRLDVQLPRLGAGLDGTRVVLITDTHYGPLDRARWSARVCETVNTLEADLVCHTGDIADGTADRRRAQAAPLGTVQATRARVYVTGNHEYYSEAQGWVDLMDELGWEPLRNRHLLLERGGDTLVVAGVDDVTAESSGLAGHGAHLDGALQGADPDLPVLLLAHQPKFVDRAAAQGVDLQLSGHTHGGQIWPFHYLVRLDQPALAGLSHHGPRTLLYTSRGTGFWGPPFRVFAPSEITLLVLRSPQHSA; encoded by the coding sequence GTGACCGAGACCAGCGACACCCGATCCGCCGCCGACGAAGCGCGGGACACACCGCGGGGCGGACTGCGGCGCGTGATGCGCTACCTCCCGATGGTCGCGCCCGTCCTGCTCTGGGCCGTGCCGTGCTGGGTGCTCCTGTACGCCGGCCAGCACTGGCCGCTCGCCGTCACCCTGACCGGCACCGCGCTGTTCGCCCTCGGTCTGATCGGCATGCCGCTCGCCATGGCGCGCGGCCACGGCCGGCGCCAGCAGGACGGGGCGGCGATCGTCGGTGACACGCTGCTGGGCAGCGCCTGGGTCCTGTTCACCTGGTCCGTCCTGCTCGGCGTCCTCCTGCGCGCCGCCCTGGCCGTGGCCGGGGTCGGCGACGGCCAGGAGCGGGCGCGTATCGTCACCTGGGCCGTCCTCGGCGTGGCCGCCGTGCTGCTCGTCTGGGGGTACGCCGAGGCGCGACGCGTACCCCGCGTGCGCCGGCTCGACGTCCAACTCCCCCGTCTGGGAGCCGGGTTGGACGGCACCCGGGTGGTCCTGATCACCGACACCCACTACGGTCCGCTCGACCGCGCCCGCTGGTCGGCGCGGGTGTGCGAGACGGTGAACACCCTGGAAGCCGACCTGGTCTGCCACACCGGCGACATCGCGGACGGAACGGCCGACCGCCGTCGCGCCCAGGCGGCCCCGCTGGGCACCGTGCAGGCGACGCGGGCGCGGGTGTACGTCACCGGAAACCACGAGTACTACAGCGAGGCCCAGGGCTGGGTCGACCTGATGGACGAACTGGGCTGGGAGCCGCTGCGCAACCGCCACCTGTTGCTGGAGCGCGGCGGGGACACCCTGGTGGTCGCCGGCGTCGACGACGTCACCGCCGAGTCCTCCGGGCTGGCGGGCCATGGCGCCCACCTCGACGGAGCCCTCCAGGGCGCGGACCCCGATCTCCCCGTACTCCTGCTCGCGCATCAGCCCAAGTTCGTCGACCGCGCGGCGGCCCAGGGCGTCGACCTCCAGCTCTCCGGGCACACCCACGGCGGCCAGATCTGGCCCTTCCACTACCTGGTACGCCTCGATCAGCCGGCCCTCGCCGGCCTCAGCCACCACGGCCCGCGCACCCTCCTGTACACCAGCCGCGGCACCGGCTTCTGGGGCCCGCCGTTCCGCGTCTTCGCCCCCAGCGAGATCACCCTGCTCGTCCTCCGCTCCCCACAGCACTCCGCCTAG
- a CDS encoding SRPBCC family protein has protein sequence MAAGTLTHRFTVPAPRDHLVAHLGDPANYVTLNPYVTEVSGVHERDGAVEFTAIERIRLLGPVHRNNRLSLVIRSEADHSRTVYDVTSPGGITVRIATDFTETPGGTDVLDTITLDVPWPIRRFALRQARFAQLHRADILARLDRGTSRLA, from the coding sequence ATGGCTGCCGGTACGCTCACCCATCGGTTCACCGTCCCGGCTCCGCGGGACCACCTCGTCGCGCATCTCGGCGATCCGGCGAACTACGTCACGTTGAACCCGTACGTGACCGAGGTCAGTGGCGTGCACGAGCGCGACGGGGCCGTCGAGTTCACCGCGATCGAGCGCATCAGGCTGCTGGGCCCGGTGCACCGGAACAACCGGCTGTCCCTCGTGATCCGCTCCGAGGCGGACCACTCCCGTACGGTCTACGACGTCACAAGTCCGGGCGGAATCACGGTCCGTATCGCGACCGACTTCACCGAGACCCCCGGCGGCACCGACGTCCTGGACACGATCACGCTCGACGTGCCCTGGCCCATACGCCGGTTCGCGCTGCGGCAGGCGCGGTTCGCCCAACTGCACCGGGCGGACATCCTCGCCCGCCTCGACCGGGGAACGTCCCGCCTCGCCTGA
- a CDS encoding TetR family transcriptional regulator, with the protein MASGAPRNAEATRKRLLKAAAAEFARYGIAGARVDRLAAEAQSNKAQIYHYYGSKDGLFDAVFEALVAQVLSEAPMDAHDLPEYAGRLFDGYEQYPDIIRLATWYRLERGGDGTHVQAVLDADRAKVTAIAAAQAAGAVTDAYAPEVLLGLVIHTAALWTAQTPEYEHLVGALSSGQRRDIVVSAVAALTGPHGGGGSRGPGGSDR; encoded by the coding sequence ATGGCATCAGGTGCACCCCGAAACGCGGAGGCGACCAGGAAACGGCTGCTCAAGGCGGCAGCCGCCGAGTTCGCCCGCTACGGCATCGCGGGGGCCCGCGTCGACCGGCTGGCCGCCGAGGCGCAGTCGAACAAGGCGCAGATCTACCACTACTACGGCAGCAAGGACGGCCTGTTCGACGCCGTCTTCGAGGCCTTGGTCGCCCAGGTGCTCAGCGAGGCCCCGATGGACGCCCACGACCTGCCCGAGTACGCCGGCCGCCTCTTCGACGGCTACGAGCAGTACCCCGACATCATCCGCCTGGCCACGTGGTACCGGCTGGAACGCGGCGGTGACGGTACGCACGTACAGGCCGTCCTCGACGCCGACCGCGCCAAGGTCACGGCCATCGCCGCCGCCCAGGCGGCCGGAGCCGTCACGGACGCCTACGCGCCCGAAGTCCTCCTGGGGCTCGTCATCCACACCGCCGCGCTGTGGACCGCGCAGACGCCGGAGTACGAACACCTCGTCGGCGCGCTGAGCAGCGGGCAGCGCCGCGACATCGTCGTCTCCGCCGTCGCTGCACTCACCGGCCCGCACGGTGGCGGCGGTTCTCGGGGTCCCGGCGGCTCCGACCGGTGA
- a CDS encoding ester cyclase, which translates to MSKTETNTAVVRRFYEEVVNGGDVTPVDELMTPGYTMHGGSLGEIVGLPAFKAFFAANGQGAFTGMRLEVRRIIAQDDEVFVLFTNSGTNTGPFMDLPPTGRHAKWNGTALYRFEDGRIAESTYVEDLFDLLLQLGVTRLPAA; encoded by the coding sequence ATGAGCAAGACGGAAACCAACACCGCGGTGGTCCGGCGTTTCTACGAGGAGGTCGTCAACGGCGGCGACGTCACGCCCGTCGACGAGCTGATGACCCCCGGCTACACGATGCACGGCGGCAGTCTCGGCGAGATCGTCGGCCTGCCCGCCTTCAAGGCGTTCTTCGCGGCCAACGGCCAGGGCGCCTTCACCGGCATGCGTTTGGAGGTCCGGCGGATCATCGCCCAGGACGACGAGGTCTTCGTCCTCTTCACGAACAGCGGCACCAACACCGGCCCCTTCATGGACCTGCCCCCCACCGGCCGCCACGCGAAGTGGAACGGCACCGCCCTCTACCGCTTCGAGGACGGCCGGATCGCCGAATCCACGTACGTCGAGGATCTCTTCGACCTTCTCCTCCAGCTCGGCGTCACCAGGCTCCCCGCCGCCTGA
- a CDS encoding SDR family oxidoreductase yields the protein MSSLRPDVLTSSSRRVDANTDEGDTVPTTWFITGTSSGFGRLLTEQLLARGDRVAATLRRPEALDDLRAEHGDRLWVARLDVTEAERVREVVAAAFEALGTVDVIVNNAGHGVFASVEEATDEQIRQVIDTNLLGSIHVIRAALPRLRQQGYGRILQISAAGGQTTYPNFSAYQASKWGIEGFCETVAEEVAPFGITVTIVEPGATPTGFSATLATAPVLPAYENTPAGEARRAVMSGGFAFPNDPRKIVTAMIDLVDSDAGPVRLPLGSDTYDDVRAAITARLFEHEAHRDIAFSVVKNGPA from the coding sequence TTGAGTTCGCTTCGACCCGACGTCCTGACGTCCTCGTCACGTCGAGTCGACGCGAACACCGACGAAGGGGACACCGTGCCCACCACGTGGTTCATCACCGGCACCTCCTCCGGCTTCGGCCGCCTCCTCACCGAACAGCTGCTGGCCCGGGGCGACCGCGTGGCCGCGACCCTGCGTCGCCCCGAGGCGCTGGACGATCTGCGTGCCGAGCACGGCGACCGCCTCTGGGTCGCCCGCCTCGACGTCACCGAGGCCGAGCGGGTACGCGAGGTCGTGGCCGCCGCCTTCGAGGCGCTGGGCACGGTCGACGTGATCGTCAACAACGCCGGCCACGGTGTCTTCGCCTCCGTCGAGGAGGCCACCGACGAGCAGATCCGCCAGGTGATCGACACCAATCTGCTCGGCTCGATCCACGTCATCCGCGCCGCGCTGCCGCGGCTGCGCCAGCAGGGGTACGGACGGATCCTCCAGATCTCGGCCGCCGGAGGCCAGACCACGTACCCGAACTTCAGCGCCTACCAGGCCTCGAAGTGGGGCATCGAAGGCTTCTGCGAGACCGTGGCGGAGGAGGTGGCACCGTTCGGCATCACCGTGACGATCGTCGAGCCCGGCGCGACGCCGACCGGTTTCAGCGCCACCCTCGCCACCGCGCCCGTCCTTCCGGCGTACGAGAACACCCCGGCGGGCGAGGCGCGGCGCGCGGTCATGAGCGGCGGCTTCGCCTTCCCCAACGATCCGCGGAAGATCGTGACGGCGATGATCGACCTCGTGGACTCCGACGCCGGGCCCGTGCGCCTCCCTCTCGGGTCCGACACCTACGACGACGTACGGGCGGCGATCACCGCGCGGCTCTTCGAGCACGAGGCACACCGCGACATCGCGTTCTCCGTGGTGAAGAACGGCCCCGCGTAA
- a CDS encoding NADPH-dependent FMN reductase translates to MPHPSARHRTLVLSGSLRIGAVTTQVALAALAQGHPGHEVALATGLDQLPLFNEDLDTDPALPVVAGLRAQVAAADSVLVLSPVNNASISAALKNALDWLSRPRGNAPLSGKPATGMVVGYRAHSSEDHLTAILRATGALTTPAPIPVLSPRGVNGDPAAQDPNVTTAVSQALAALRLPDPAAV, encoded by the coding sequence ATGCCACACCCGTCCGCTCGTCACCGCACGCTGGTCCTGTCCGGGAGCCTGCGCATCGGGGCGGTCACCACCCAGGTCGCCCTCGCGGCCCTGGCCCAGGGCCACCCCGGCCATGAGGTGGCCCTGGCCACCGGCCTGGACCAACTGCCCCTGTTCAACGAGGACCTGGACACCGACCCCGCCCTGCCCGTCGTGGCCGGCCTGCGGGCCCAGGTCGCCGCCGCGGACAGTGTGCTGGTCCTGAGCCCGGTCAACAACGCCAGCATCTCGGCCGCCCTCAAGAACGCCCTCGACTGGCTGTCCCGCCCCCGCGGCAACGCCCCTCTCTCCGGCAAGCCCGCCACCGGCATGGTCGTCGGCTACCGCGCCCACAGCTCGGAGGACCACCTGACGGCGATCCTCCGCGCCACCGGCGCCCTCACCACCCCGGCCCCGATCCCCGTGCTGAGCCCCCGCGGCGTCAACGGGGATCCGGCCGCCCAGGACCCGAACGTCACCACCGCCGTGTCCCAGGCCCTCGCCGCGCTGCGCCTCCCCGATCCCGCCGCCGTATGA